The Microcebus murinus isolate Inina chromosome 1, M.murinus_Inina_mat1.0, whole genome shotgun sequence genome includes a region encoding these proteins:
- the LOC142873096 gene encoding 7-alpha-hydroxycholest-4-en-3-one 12-alpha-hydroxylase-like, translating into MVLWSLALGALLVVTVLYLCLPGLLRQRGPQEPPLDKGTVPWLGHAMAFRKNTFGFLKRMWTKHGDVFTVQLAGQYFTFVMDPLSFGPILKETQKKLDFLKYAKELVQKTFGYYTKGENKQKMLLASNKYLRGHNLEDLNEVVVDTLSLIMLGPRGRSLDARGWREDGLFHFCYNTMFKAGYLSLFGLTKDKEQDLRQAEELFTHFLRFVHLFPRCVYSLLGPREWLEMGRLQRFFPKMLSAKHNQEKGHVSKWLCCMRQFLREHGAAPDLQDRFSFTMLWVSQVNTGPAAFWALLFLLKHPEAMHAVREEASQVLGGARLAAGQSFPFQRGALRCTPVLDSVMEETLRLRAAPTLCRAASEDCVLKTASGKQYLCRRGDIVTLFPYLSVHMDPDIHPEPTAFKYDRFLNPDGSRKVDFYKAGKKIPHYTMSWGSGLSMCPGRFFALSEMKLFVLLMVTHFDLELVDPYMPVPQVDPTRLGFGVSHPIQDLRFRYRLQPAE; encoded by the coding sequence ATGGTGCTCTGGAGTCTGGCGCTGGGAGCTCTCCTGGTGGTGACGGTGCTGTACCTGTGCCTGCCAGGGCTTCTCCGACAACGCGGGCCCCAGGAGCCCCCTCTGGACAAGGGCACAGTGCCCTGGCTGGGCCATGCCATGGCTTTCCGGAAGAATACGTTTGGATTCCTGAAGCGCATGTGGACCAAGCACGGGGATGTGTTCACAGTGCAGCTGGCAGGCCAGTACTTCACCTTCGTCATGGACCCCCTCTCCTTCGGTCCCATCCTCAAGGAAACACAGAAGAAACTAGACTTTTTGAAATATGCAAAAGAACTTGTTCAAAAGACATTTGGATACTACACCAAGGGAGAGAACAAACAGAAGATGCTCTTGGCCAGCAACAAGTACCTGAGGGGGCATAACTTGGAGGATCTCAATGAGGTCGTGGTGGACACCCTGTCCCTAATAATGCTGGGGCCCAGAGGCCGAAGTCTGGATGCCAGGGGCTGGCGTGAGGATGGCCTCTTTCACTTCTGCTATAACACCATGTTCAAGGCTGGCTACTTGAGCTTGTTTGGCCTCACAAAGGACAAGGAGCAGGACTTGCGACAGGCAGAGGAGTTATTCACCCACTTCCTCAGGTTTGTCCATCTTTTCCCCAGGTGTGTCTATTCCCTGCTGGGGCCCCGAGAGTGGCTAGAAATGGGCCGACTACAGCGTTTCTTTCCCAAGATGCTCTCTGCTAAACACAACCAGGAGAAGGGACACGTAAGCAAGTGGCTATGCTGCATGCGTCAGTTTCTGAGGGAGCACGGAGCAGCCCCAGACCTGCAGGACAGGTTCAGCTTCACAATGCTCTGGGTCTCCCAGGTGAACACAGGGCCTGCGGCTTTCTGGGCCCTCCTGTTCCTCCTGAAGCACCCAGAAGCCATGCATGCTGTGAGGGAGGAGGCCTCCCAGGTCCTGGGTGGGGCGAGGCTGGCGGCTGGACAGTCCTTCCCCTTCCAGCGGGGTGCCCTGCGCTGCACCCCGGTGCTGGACAGTGTGATGGAGGAGACGCTGCGGCTGCGGGCTGCGCCCACGCTCTGCAGGGCTGCGAGCGAGGACTGCGTGCTGAAGACGGCCAGTGGGAAGCAGTACCTGTGCCGGCGCGGGGACATCGTGACCCTCTTTCCCTACCTGTCAGTGCACATGGACCCTGACATCCACCCTGAGCCCACGGCCTTCAAGTACGATCGCTTCCTCAACCCTGATGGCAGCCGAAAGGTAGACTTCTACAAGGCGGGCAAGAAGATCCCCCACTACACCATGTCCTGGGGCTCGGGCCTCTCCATGTGCCCTGGGAGGTTCTTCGCCCTCAGCGAGATGAAGCTCTTTGTCCTGCTCATGGTCACACACTTTGACCTAGAGCTAGTGGACCCTTACATGCCTGTGCCCCAAGTTGACCCCACGCGCTTGGGCTTTGGTGTCTCGCACCCCATCCAGGACCTGCGCTTCCGCTACCGCCTGCAGCCTGCAGAGTGA
- the LOC142861963 gene encoding 7-alpha-hydroxycholest-4-en-3-one 12-alpha-hydroxylase-like — translation MVLWSLALGALLLVTVLYLCLPGLLRQRGPQEPPLDKGTVPWLGHAMAFRKNTFGFLKRMWTKHGDVFTVQLAGHYFTFVMDPLSFGPILRDTQRKLDFSKYVKELLRKMFGYYIEGQNKQKMLSVINKYLMGHDLEDLNEVVVDTLSLIMLGPKGRSLDASGWHEDGLFHFCYNTMFKAGYLSLFGHTKDKGQDLQQAEELFTHFLRFIHLLPRCVYSLLGPREWLEMGRLQRFFPKMLSAKHNQEKGGISKWLCCMRQFLREQGAAPDRQDRFSFMMLWASQTNTGPAAFWALLFLLKHPEAMQAVREEASQVLGGARLAAGQSFPFQRGALRCTPVLDSVMEETLRLRAAPTLCRAASEDCMLKTASGKQYLCRRGDTVVLFPYLSVHMDPDIHPEPTAFKYDRFLNPDGSRKVDFYKAGKKIPHYTMPWGSGVSMCPGRFFALSEMKLFVLLMVTHFDLELVDPVTPVPQVDPRRWGFGVSHPIQDLRFRYRLQPAE, via the coding sequence ATGGTGCTCTGGAGTCTGGCGCTGGGAGCTCTGCTGCTGGTCACGGTGCTGTACCTGTGCCTGCCAGGGCTTCTCCGACAACGCGGGCCCCAGGAGCCCCCACTGGACAAGGGCACAGTGCCCTGGCTGGGCCATGCCATGGCTTTCCGGAAGAATACGTTTGGATTCCTGAAGCGCATGTGGACCAAGCACGGGGATGTGTTCACAGTGCAGCTGGCAGGCCACTACTTCACCTTCGTCATGGACCCCCTCTCCTTCGGTCCCATCCTCAGGGATACACAGAGGAAACTAGACTTTTCGAAATATGTAAAAGAACTTCTTCGAAAGATGTTTGGATACTACATAGAGGGACAGAACAAACAGAAGATGCTCTCGGTCATCAATAAGTACCTGATGGGGCATGACTTGGAGGATCTCAATGAGGTCGTGGTGGACACCCTGTCCCTGATAATGCTGGGGCCCAAAGGCCGAAGTCTGGATGCCAGTGGCTGGCATGAGGATGGCCTCTTTCACTTCTGCTATAACACCATGTTCAAGGCTGGCTACTTGAGCTTGTTTGGCCACACGAAGGACAAGGGGCAGGACCTGCAACAGGCAGAGGAGTTATTCACCCACTTCCTCAGGTTTATCCACCTTTTACCCAGGTGTGTCTATTCCCTGCTGGGGCCCCGAGAGTGGCTAGAAATGGGCCGACTGCAGCGTTTCTTTCCCAAGATGCTCTCTGCTAAACACAATCAGGAGAAGGGAGGCATAAGCAAGTGGCTATGCTGCATGCGTCAGTTTctgagggagcagggagcagcccCAGACAGGCAAGACAGGTTCAGCTTCATGATGCTCTGGGCCTCCCAGACGAACACAGGGCCTGCGGCTTTCTGGGCCCTCCTGTTCCTCCTGAAGCACCCAGAAGCCATGCAGGCTGTGAGGGAGGAGGCCTCCCAGGTCTTGGGTGGGGCGAGGCTGGCGGCTGGACAGTCCTTCCCCTTCCAGCGGGGTGCCCTGCGCTGCACCCCGGTGCTGGACAGTGTGATGGAGGAGACGCTGCGGCTGCGGGCGGCGCCCACGCTCTGCAGGGCGGCGAGCGAGGACTGCATGCTGAAGACGGCCAGTGGGAAGCAGTACCTGTGCCGCCGCGGGGACACCGTGGTCCTCTTTCCCTACCTGTCAGTGCACATGGACCCTGACATCCACCCTGAGCCCACGGCCTTCAAGTACGATCGCTTCCTCAACCCTGATGGCAGCCGAAAGGTAGACTTCTACAAGGCGGGCAAGAAGATCCCCCACTACACCATGCCCTGGGGCTCGGGCGTCTCCATGTGCCCTGGGAGGTTCTTCGCCCTCAGCGAGATGAAGCTCTTTGTCCTGCTCATGGTCACACACTTTGACCTAGAGCTAGTGGACCCTGTCACACCTGTGCCCCAAGTTGACCCCAGGCGCTGGGGCTTTGGTGTCTCGCACCCCATCCAGGACCTGCGCTTCCGCTACCGCCTGCAGCCTGCAGAGTGA
- the LOC142873112 gene encoding atypical chemokine receptor 2-like, which produces MAATASPLPFTTQDASSENSSFLYDYDYLEDVAFMLCTKDAVLSFGRVFLPVFYSLVFVLGLGGNLLLLVVLLRSVPRRRTAELYLLNLAVSNLLFVVTLPFWGISVAWHWVFGSFLCKVVSTLYTINFYSGIFFISCLSLDQYLEIVHARPQHRLRPRARSLLPAAMVWATALAVSVPDVVLVQTQENPKGVWNCHADFGGHGAAWKFFLRFQQNLLGFVLPLLAMVFFYSRIGCVLVRLRPPGQGRALRTAAALVVAFFVLWFPYNLTLFLHSLLDLHVFGDREVSRRLDYALQVTESVAFLHCCLTPALYAFSSRRFRQHLKAFLATALGRHLAPGSAQAPQSTCSESSRLTAQEEGTGMNALGDRQAEHSPSKGPSGIIQPE; this is translated from the coding sequence ATGGCCGCCACCGCCTCCCCGCTGCCATTCACCACCCAGGATGCCAGTTCCGAAAACAGCAGCTTCCTCTACGACTATGACTACCTGGAGGACGTGGCCTTCATGCTGTGCACGAAGGACGCGGTGCTGTCCTTCGGCAGAGTCTTCCTGCCGGTCTTCTACAGCCTGGTCTTCGTGCTGGGCCTGGGCGGGAACCTGCTTCTTCTCGTGGTCCTGCTGCGCTCCGTGCCTCGCAGGCGGACGGCCGAGCTCTACCTGCTGAACCTGGCCGTCTCCAACCTGCTGTTTGTGGTGACCCTGCCCTTCTGGGGCATCTCCGTGGCCTGGCACTGGGTGTTTGGCAGTTTCCTGTGCAAGGTGGTGAGCACGCTCTACACCATTAACTTTTACAGCGGCATCTTTTTCATCAGCTGCCTGAGCCTGGACCAGTACCTGGAGATCGTCCACGCTCGGCCCCAGCACAGGCTGCGGCCCCGCGCCAGGAGCCTGCTCCCGGCCGCCATGGTGTGGGCCACGGCCCTGGCTGTCTCCGTCCCTGACGTGGTCTTGGTGCAGACTCAGGAGAACCCCAAGGGCGTGTGGAACTGCCACGCAGACTTCGGCGGGCACGGGGCCGCTTGGAAGTTCTTCCTGCGCTTTCAGCAGAACCTCCTGGGCTTCGTGCTTCCCCTCCTGGCCATGGTCTTCTTCTACTCACGCATCGGCTGTGTCCTGGTCAGGCTCAGGCCGCCGGGCCAGGGCCGGGCTCTGAGAACGGCCGCAGCCCTGGTGGTGGCCTTCTTCGTGCTGTGGTTCCCGTACAACCTCACCCTGTTTCTGCACTCGCTGCTGGACCTGCACGTCTTCGGGGACCGTGAGGTCAGCCGGCGCCTGGACTACGCGCTGCAGGTGACGGAGAGCGTGGCCTTCCTGCACTGCTGCCTCACTCCCGCCCTCTACGCCTTCTCCAGCCGCCGCTTCCGCCAGCACCTGAAGGCCTTCCTGGCCACCGCGCTCGGACGCCACCTGGCCCCCGGCTCGGCCCAGGCTCCGCAGTCCACCTGCTCTGAGAGCAGCAGGCTCACTGCCCAAGAAGAGGGGACGGGTATGAATGCCCTTGGGGACAGGCAGGCTGAGCATTCCCCTAGCAAGGGGCCGTCGGGGATAATCCAGCCTGAGTGA